TTCTTGGCAAAGTACAGGCCGTAAAGAATATTAGATTTATGGTAGATCTCCGACTCGGGCGAGTTGATATATTTCGGAACATTCTTGTCTGTTTTGAGCGTCCTTCCGCCGAAGGCGATAACCCTGCCGGTAAAGCTATGTATCGGGAACATCACCCGACCCCTGTAACGGTCATACAAGGTGCCATTATCCCGTTTCACGGACAAGCCCGTTTCTTCGAGGAACTGCTGCTGGTAACCTTCTTTTAGTGCCTTGGCTGTAAAGGCCTCCCATTGGTCGGGCGAGTAACCCAGCTCGAATTTTTTGATAGTTTCGCTGGTGAAACCTCGCTCTTTAAAATAGCTTAGGCCGATGTTCTGCCCCTCTTCTGTTTCAAGCAAGCTTTCGTGAAAGAATTTTGCAGCGTAGCCACTAACTATCATCAGGCTTTCGCGGTGATTCTCCTCTTCTTTATTTTCTGATGACTCGATGGTTTCTTCAACCTCGATACCGTATTTTTTGGCGAGCCACTTTAGCGCCTCGGGATAGGTGAATTTCTCCAGTTCCATCAAAAAAGTAACGGCCGAACCGCCTTTGCCCGATGAAAAATCCTTAAAAATACCCTTAGCGGGCGATACCGTGAATGACGGTGTGCGTTCGTTACTGAAAGGTGACAGGCCCACATAATTGGCGCCGCGTTTTTTCAGCTGCACAAACTCGCCCACCACCTCGACAATGTCGATGGCCTCCATAATTCGGTCGATGGTGGGTTTTGTGATCATACAAACGGGTTAACCACAAAAATAGCTTTTTACCCTATCAACCGGGTGCTGTGTTATTAAGAAATTACCAACAGCCTGTATCATTAAATATTATTTCAGCGTATCTCTTTTTGAAAACGATAATATAAAGTAAAGAGATGAAAAGATCAGTTTTTATAGCGGCGATATTATTCACCGTGTCTATTGTATCCTGCAAAAAAGAAAAACAAATTACCGCTGACCAGCTATTCATAGGGGCCTACCGGAATAATGCCAGTTGGTTAGGAGTTCCTGTTACGAGCAAACCTCGGGCGATTCGCTCCAGGTGAAAGGCATCAACTCAACCGACAATTCAACTGTGATAATTAAGATGCCATTTCATGGCAAGGGGAAATATACCATTGGCGCCGATGACGCTTTTTATACTATTACCGAAGGCGTGAGCGGGCCGGGCGTCCTTTATATTCTCGACGGTACAAAAACCAATACCGTCACCGTTACGCAATACGACCTGGCATCAAATATTACGAAGGGCTTATTCGAATTACACTTTGTAAAAGCACCTGGTAGCAGCGACCCTGGAAATAGTGTAGACATGACCAGCGGTCAGTTTTGGCTGCAGGTACCCTTTTAAACCTTTATTACCTGCGTTTTCTTTTTCAGGAAGGTTACAGCAATGCCGGCAAGCACAATAATGCTTCCGGCAATTTCTTTTAGTTCCAGTGTTTCGTGAAGAAAGAATGCCGCCCATATACCCGCGATGACCGTTTGGCTTAACAGGGCGATCGAAACCCGGGTGGCTTCCATGTGATTGATCGCGTAGTTGATGGTTATCCAGCCTGCCAGCTGGCAAACTATACCCATCCCAAGCAGGTTGAGCCAGGTTGCAGTTGGAAAGTGCAGCAATTCGGTGTGCTGGTAACCGCAAATGATGAGCAGGAAGGCACTTGCGCCGAGCATGTTGTAAAACATGAAAGTGACCGTCGTGATCTTTTGGAGAATACCTTTGGTGATCATGATATAAACGGCGTAGAACAAGCTGGCCACAAGCGCATAGATAAGCCCGATGTTAAACTGCAGGTGCAGGATATTATTGGCGCCTACCAATATAACCATACCCCAATGGCCACCCACGTACCTGTCCAGAACAGGGCACCAGACTTTTTCCGCAGGACCAGGAAACTCAGCAATCCCACCCAAACCGGGGCCAGGTTGGCGATGAGCGTTGAAATGGTAGCGCTTATCTTCATCAGTGAAATGTTCCAGACGGCGATATCGGCACCGAAAACCACGCCTCCAAGTAGTGCTACGGCCAGATCCTTATAGCCGATCTTCAGCTTTTTCCCGGCGATGCAATACGGCGCCAGGAACAACCATGCAATGAATATCCGGTAAAAACCTGATGCAAGCGGAGCCGCTTCGGCAAGCTTCACAAATATTGGCGAGAACGAGATGCAGACGATGCCAATAACGAGGCTTACTTTCGGATTCATGATATATTTATGCCGGCAAAAATACATTATAAGTCAGTATTTTAGTATTGGTGTAGCAAATACTATCAAGGGCGCGTATATTGCTTACACCAACCTTTCTTTTTATGAAAAAACTTGTTTACCTTATCCTTTTAAGCACAGCGCTGCTGTCAGCATCCTGCTCTAAAAAGCCGATCTGTTGTGTGCTGCCCCCGCCTGTATTGGTCGCAGCGCAAAAGAATGGCGTGGCGTGGGAACTACCGATTATCAAAAGTACGCGGAGCAGCACCAATGATATTTTTATATCTACTGTGGGGCCTCAATTACTGAATACCGCAAAAGATTCGCTGAGCATCAATTTAACATACACCGGCATTGGCAGCTACACGCCATCCAATGCCAACGTTAGCTATACGGCATTACAAACGGCGTAAAAACCACATACGAACTCGACCCGTCATTTGAAAACACCATCAACATTACGTCGTTCGCCGTGCTCCACAATGGGGCGACTACCAACCCTGAATCCGACTGAGATGACCGCCACATTTAACCTGCGTTTTACCAACCCGGACCACACAACAACGGTCAGCCTTTTAAACGGAAATTCACTGCTTATTTATCTAATTAGTTGTATTTT
Above is a window of Mucilaginibacter ginsenosidivorans DNA encoding:
- a CDS encoding DMT family transporter, whose protein sequence is MVILVGANNILHLQFNIGLIYALVASLFYAVYIMITKGILQKITTVTFMFYNMLGASAFLLIICGYQHTELLHFPTATWLNLLGMGIVCQLAGWITINYAINHMEATRVSIALLSQTVIAGIWAAFFLHETLELKEIAGSIIVLAGIAVTFLKKKTQVIKV
- a CDS encoding EamA family transporter produces the protein MNPKVSLVIGIVCISFSPIFVKLAEAAPLASGFYRIFIAWLFLAPYCIAGKKLKIGYKDLAVALLGGVVFGADIAVWNISLMKISATISTLIANLAPVWVGLLSFLVLRKKSGALFWTGTWVAIGVWLYW